One genomic window of Thermorudis peleae includes the following:
- a CDS encoding FixH family protein → MKPVVRYRLPVLLLVSLFCSLVVLSTACQLRRGETSSQGVTAAVTVEPSPPTVGTARLSITLKTADGKPVVGAKNVQVEGTMTHAGMQPVLATAVEQGNGVYVVDQFRFTMAGDWVVIVRGTLPDGRAFETQAPVNGVKPAS, encoded by the coding sequence ATGAAGCCTGTCGTGCGCTACCGGCTGCCCGTGCTGCTTCTGGTGAGCCTGTTTTGTAGCCTCGTTGTGCTCAGCACGGCATGCCAACTGCGCCGCGGTGAAACATCCAGTCAGGGCGTTACTGCCGCCGTCACCGTCGAACCGTCGCCACCAACAGTCGGGACAGCTCGACTCTCGATCACGCTCAAGACGGCCGATGGCAAGCCGGTCGTTGGCGCAAAGAACGTCCAGGTTGAAGGCACAATGACCCATGCTGGCATGCAACCAGTCCTGGCGACGGCAGTCGAGCAGGGCAATGGTGTCTATGTTGTCGACCAGTTCCGGTTCACGATGGCTGGGGACTGGGTCGTGATTGTCCGTGGCACGCTGCCCGATGGTCGCGCGTTTGAGACACAAGCACCGGTCAACGGCGTCAAGCCCGCTTCATAG
- a CDS encoding aspartate/glutamate racemase family protein, with translation MTRRIIGILGGMGPLATADLYQKIIAATPASRDQDHLHVIIDADPSVPDRTEALLYGGPDPTPWLVAGARRLEQAGADFLIVPCNTAHAFLPRVQPAVRIPILSMVRETAAWLAEQVGPGQCVGVLATEGTIRSRLYHQALEAVGLQPVAPEPATQAEVSAVIAAVKAGHVDAAVRARIRAAALAFVEHTGAQALIAACTELPLVLEATDVPVLLADPTALLARAAVAIALGQRPLPAPLQEPAVAQAE, from the coding sequence ATGACACGTCGGATCATTGGCATCCTCGGTGGCATGGGGCCGCTGGCCACCGCTGATCTCTACCAGAAGATCATCGCGGCTACTCCAGCGTCACGCGATCAGGACCATCTCCACGTGATCATTGATGCTGATCCCAGTGTGCCCGACCGCACGGAAGCGCTTCTCTACGGTGGGCCCGATCCAACGCCGTGGCTCGTCGCCGGTGCGCGCCGTCTTGAACAAGCTGGAGCCGACTTTCTGATCGTCCCGTGCAACACAGCCCATGCATTCCTGCCGCGTGTCCAGCCCGCGGTGCGTATCCCAATCCTGAGCATGGTGCGGGAAACGGCAGCCTGGCTGGCCGAGCAGGTCGGCCCTGGCCAGTGTGTCGGCGTGCTTGCCACTGAAGGAACGATTCGGAGTCGACTCTATCACCAGGCACTCGAAGCCGTTGGCTTGCAACCGGTTGCGCCAGAACCGGCAACGCAAGCTGAGGTGTCGGCGGTCATTGCCGCGGTCAAAGCCGGCCACGTCGATGCGGCAGTCCGCGCGCGGATTCGTGCTGCTGCGCTTGCCTTTGTGGAGCACACTGGTGCGCAGGCACTGATTGCAGCATGCACGGAACTGCCGTTGGTGCTCGAAGCGACTGATGTTCCTGTTCTCCTCGCTGATCCAACAGCGCTTCTCGCCCGCGCGGCCGTCGCCATTGCTCTGGGCCAACGGCCGCTGCCTGCGCCATTGCAGGAACCTGCCGTTGCCCAAGCCGAATAG
- a CDS encoding peptidoglycan recognition protein family protein, with the protein MRQPRWTRRTLLKLAGGAVIATMTEFRFPHSSAAAITRISWSEREGFPSDGVYTSRVFSLPQPCNSIEVSWQATVPPGGALMVGVRTSADGTAWSEWVWLHPDTHITPLVPDGRVYAPPVLTGPVQAVQYCVRLQRGSDGEPVHLEAVHLTCVNTMSGELSYLDAPALIDGWIIPRAGWGADESLRFDKNGNEIWPPQYAPVQKVIVHHTATDNNPPDPAAVVRAIYAYHAVTLGWGDIGYNFLIDWQGHAYEGRYGGPNVIGAHTAGYNTGSMGVAVIGNFESVHPPQAALSALGRLIRTRVPKLDPAGVSDFHDLKNAPNIGGHRDYNQTDCPGDALYAQLPLLRGQLSGVGAPITLPPPQPVPAQAQLVKVTFTPTQVYSGTLLRIDAVVQNTGQITLSTQDPPPGYVYVEGQDFESAGFPKVQGAFRVGVDYDGNTGLPNPFRWGLPGPLAPGQQATVTGFIVLKTVKTWRLTASLVDEFVGYVQQGVFPQQITVLPPPTAPAQPSTDPDMVYVKETQHNVPKRFMDYWSAHGGLMRFGYPLTEPFFELSATDGNVYLTQYFERARFEYHPENAGTPFEVLLGLLGSERTKNRRAEPPFQPVSPPTDPNVDYFPQTRHTLRGVFRQYWWSQGGLMVFGYPISEEFEEVSKTDGKRYRVQYFERYRFEWHPELAGTPYEVLLGHLGREVLIDRGWLQPG; encoded by the coding sequence GTGAGACAGCCGCGTTGGACGCGGCGGACGCTGCTGAAGCTTGCTGGTGGCGCAGTTATCGCAACAATGACAGAATTCCGCTTCCCTCATTCTTCAGCGGCCGCAATCACGCGGATCAGCTGGAGTGAACGCGAAGGGTTTCCTTCGGACGGCGTCTACACATCGCGCGTTTTCTCGCTTCCCCAGCCGTGCAATAGCATCGAGGTCAGTTGGCAGGCAACTGTCCCGCCAGGCGGGGCGTTGATGGTCGGTGTCCGCACCAGTGCTGATGGCACGGCCTGGAGCGAATGGGTGTGGCTGCACCCTGACACGCACATCACCCCACTGGTCCCCGACGGCCGCGTCTATGCCCCGCCCGTGCTGACCGGCCCGGTTCAGGCCGTCCAGTATTGTGTTCGCCTCCAGCGTGGCAGTGATGGCGAGCCGGTTCACCTCGAAGCCGTGCACCTGACCTGTGTTAACACGATGAGCGGGGAATTGAGCTATCTCGATGCGCCAGCGCTGATCGATGGCTGGATCATCCCGCGGGCAGGCTGGGGAGCCGATGAGTCGCTGCGCTTTGACAAGAACGGCAACGAAATTTGGCCGCCTCAGTATGCTCCTGTGCAAAAGGTCATCGTCCACCATACAGCGACTGACAATAATCCGCCGGATCCAGCGGCCGTCGTCAGGGCAATCTATGCCTATCATGCCGTGACGCTTGGTTGGGGGGACATTGGCTATAACTTCCTTATCGACTGGCAGGGGCACGCATACGAAGGACGCTACGGCGGTCCGAACGTGATTGGCGCGCACACGGCCGGTTACAACACCGGCAGCATGGGCGTTGCGGTGATCGGGAATTTCGAGAGCGTGCATCCACCGCAGGCGGCCTTGTCCGCGCTGGGGCGGCTGATCCGGACGCGTGTCCCGAAGCTCGATCCGGCAGGCGTTTCCGACTTCCACGATCTGAAGAACGCTCCAAACATCGGCGGCCATCGTGACTACAACCAGACCGATTGTCCGGGCGACGCGCTCTACGCCCAGTTGCCATTGCTTCGTGGCCAGCTCAGCGGTGTCGGTGCGCCGATCACCTTGCCGCCACCACAACCTGTCCCTGCGCAAGCCCAGTTAGTCAAGGTGACGTTTACCCCGACGCAAGTCTATTCCGGCACCCTGCTTCGTATTGACGCTGTGGTGCAGAATACAGGCCAGATTACACTCTCGACGCAAGATCCTCCCCCTGGTTACGTCTACGTTGAAGGGCAAGACTTCGAAAGCGCTGGGTTCCCGAAGGTGCAGGGGGCCTTCCGTGTTGGCGTTGATTACGACGGCAATACCGGATTGCCTAATCCATTCCGCTGGGGGTTGCCAGGGCCGCTCGCGCCCGGTCAGCAGGCGACGGTAACGGGGTTCATTGTGTTGAAGACGGTGAAGACGTGGCGCTTGACAGCCAGTTTGGTCGATGAGTTCGTTGGGTACGTCCAGCAGGGCGTGTTCCCGCAACAGATCACCGTGTTGCCACCGCCGACGGCGCCGGCTCAGCCAAGCACGGACCCCGACATGGTCTACGTCAAAGAGACACAGCACAACGTGCCGAAGCGCTTCATGGACTACTGGTCGGCGCACGGCGGCCTAATGCGCTTCGGCTATCCGCTGACTGAGCCATTCTTTGAGTTGTCAGCAACGGATGGCAATGTCTATCTCACACAGTATTTTGAGCGTGCGCGATTTGAATATCACCCTGAGAATGCTGGGACGCCCTTCGAGGTCTTACTGGGATTGCTCGGTTCTGAGCGGACCAAAAATCGACGTGCCGAGCCACCATTCCAGCCTGTCTCGCCGCCAACTGATCCCAATGTGGACTATTTCCCCCAAACGCGCCATACACTTCGCGGCGTCTTCCGCCAATACTGGTGGAGTCAAGGCGGGCTCATGGTCTTCGGCTATCCGATCAGCGAGGAATTTGAAGAAGTCAGCAAGACCGATGGCAAACGCTATCGTGTGCAGTATTTCGAGCGCTACCGCTTCGAATGGCATCCGGAGCTTGCTGGTACTCCCTACGAAGTCTTGCTTGGCCATCTTGGCCGTGAAGTCCTTATCGATCGCGGCTGGCTGCAGCCCGGGTAG
- a CDS encoding glycoside hydrolase family 15 protein: protein MPRDLPLGNGRLLLAFDHTYTLRDLYYPHVGQENHTQGQLCRFGVWVDHQLVWLHDDGWERQLRYQPDTLVSNVLLHHPALGLQLQIRDAVDIEDDAWIREVCVRDLTGRDRTVRLFSHFDGYLWGYADGETAYYEPVERAIVHYKGKRYFWFSGWAGTTPGLHTFATGNKGFRGREGTWRDAEDGYLSQNPIAQGSVDSIIGLELAIPAHDEARAYFWMAAGLRHADVRRIHERIVDQHPATILRRVERYWQGWVNHRRWESRLLSPRALQLLRQSLLILRTQIDEHGAIVAANDSDILQFGRDTYSYVWPRDGALIAIALDKAGYPELSRRFFLFIHELVTKYGFFLHKYNPDGSAGSSWHPWATSDGQLQFPIQEDSTALVLYALWEHYQRTHDVELIRQLYLPMVVPCARFLATYRDEHTGLPKPSYDLWEERHGIHAFTVAAVWAGLVAAANFARMFADDDLAEEWEQAATSIRAATLHAFYDPTLGRFVRTVHVDGPDQIRRDPTLDASLAGLFAFGLISPHDPHLEQTMEAIAGRLWCQTPVGGIARYENDYYYQMSHDIERVPGNPWFICTLWLADWYIARAMSPAYLYRAQELIEWVVEHALPSGVLAEQVHPYTGQPLSVSPLSWSHGTFIATVLDFLAREQQLIETGWGALLG, encoded by the coding sequence ATGCCACGCGATCTTCCGCTCGGCAACGGACGGTTGTTGCTGGCGTTTGACCACACGTACACGTTGCGCGACCTCTACTACCCGCATGTCGGGCAAGAAAACCATACGCAAGGGCAACTTTGCCGTTTCGGCGTCTGGGTTGACCACCAACTGGTCTGGCTGCACGACGATGGCTGGGAGCGGCAGTTGCGCTATCAGCCCGATACGCTCGTCAGCAACGTGCTCTTACACCATCCAGCGCTTGGCCTGCAACTGCAGATACGCGACGCGGTTGACATTGAAGATGACGCATGGATTCGTGAAGTCTGTGTGCGTGACCTGACCGGGCGAGACCGAACGGTTCGGCTCTTCAGCCATTTCGACGGCTACCTCTGGGGCTACGCGGATGGAGAAACGGCCTATTACGAGCCGGTCGAGCGCGCGATTGTGCACTACAAAGGCAAGCGCTACTTCTGGTTCTCCGGCTGGGCCGGTACAACGCCTGGTCTCCACACCTTTGCGACGGGAAACAAGGGATTTCGAGGCCGCGAAGGAACCTGGCGCGATGCAGAAGACGGCTATCTGAGTCAGAACCCGATTGCGCAGGGATCAGTCGACTCGATTATCGGCCTGGAACTTGCTATCCCAGCACATGACGAAGCGCGGGCGTATTTTTGGATGGCCGCAGGGCTCCGCCATGCTGATGTGCGCCGCATCCACGAACGGATTGTTGACCAACATCCCGCGACCATTCTGCGACGTGTCGAGCGCTATTGGCAAGGTTGGGTGAACCACCGGCGATGGGAATCGCGGTTGCTCTCGCCACGCGCCCTCCAGTTGTTACGCCAGAGCCTGCTGATCCTCCGCACGCAGATCGACGAGCACGGTGCGATTGTCGCTGCCAACGACTCGGATATCCTGCAGTTCGGTCGCGATACGTATAGCTACGTCTGGCCACGCGATGGCGCGCTGATTGCCATTGCGCTTGACAAGGCAGGTTATCCCGAGCTGAGCCGCCGCTTCTTCTTGTTCATTCACGAACTGGTTACCAAGTACGGCTTCTTCCTCCACAAGTACAACCCGGATGGTTCGGCTGGCTCAAGCTGGCATCCGTGGGCAACCAGTGACGGCCAACTCCAGTTCCCGATTCAAGAGGACAGCACAGCGCTCGTACTCTACGCGCTCTGGGAGCACTACCAGCGCACGCACGATGTTGAATTGATCCGGCAGCTTTACCTGCCGATGGTTGTGCCCTGCGCTCGCTTCCTCGCCACGTATCGCGATGAGCACACCGGACTGCCGAAGCCTTCATACGACCTCTGGGAAGAGCGCCATGGGATTCACGCGTTTACAGTCGCAGCTGTTTGGGCTGGGCTTGTCGCAGCGGCCAACTTTGCGCGCATGTTTGCCGACGATGACCTTGCGGAGGAATGGGAACAGGCCGCAACCAGTATCCGCGCTGCAACACTCCACGCCTTCTACGACCCGACGCTCGGCCGCTTCGTGCGCACCGTCCATGTTGATGGCCCCGATCAGATTCGGCGCGACCCAACGCTCGATGCCAGCCTTGCGGGGCTTTTCGCCTTTGGGCTCATCAGCCCACACGATCCGCATCTCGAGCAAACGATGGAAGCGATCGCCGGCCGGCTCTGGTGCCAGACGCCAGTCGGCGGTATTGCGCGGTACGAGAACGACTACTACTATCAAATGAGCCACGACATTGAACGCGTCCCGGGCAACCCCTGGTTCATCTGCACCCTCTGGCTCGCTGACTGGTACATTGCTCGTGCGATGTCACCAGCCTATCTCTACCGCGCGCAAGAGCTCATTGAGTGGGTAGTCGAACACGCGTTGCCCAGCGGCGTGCTCGCCGAGCAGGTTCATCCGTACACTGGGCAACCGCTCTCCGTCAGCCCACTCAGCTGGAGCCATGGGACATTCATTGCGACGGTGCTAGACTTCCTCGCCCGAGAGCAGCAACTCATTGAGACCGGCTGGGGAGCCCTGCTTGGCTAG